A part of Cottoperca gobio chromosome 4, fCotGob3.1, whole genome shotgun sequence genomic DNA contains:
- the faslg gene encoding tumor necrosis factor ligand superfamily member 6 isoform X2 has protein sequence MSCDQSYPFPQVFLVDGGEGSQHSAQPPNLVPCWSFPPAQERARSRRKSQGCMGVSPGLALIVLMLFLLVFAALAFEAYQIYNMQEELRGMRQVNPMTEFNAPEKQIGDEPVLHREDKENRPAAHVIGRIEKERFPKTLRWEAQTGRAFISGAVSYRFEDGALQVNESGLYHIYSRVELIYKDCSSTSSFTHSVFVRRGGRSEPLTLMEAHRAGFCSQQQQAHAWTTESYLGSVLQLQKSDRVLVNVSHPMYLSHSNYANFFGLYKI, from the exons ATGAGCTGTGACCAGAGTTATCCTTTCCCACAGGTGTTCCTTGTGGATGGAGGTGAAGGTTCGCAGCACTCTGCCCAGCCACCGAATCTTGTGCCATGCTGGTCCTTCCCGCCTGCCCAGGAGAGGGCGAGGAGCCGCAGGAAGAGTCAGGGCTGCATGGGAGTCAGCCCCGGTCTGGCCCTGATCGTGCTGATGCTGTTCCTGCTTGTGTTTGCCGCCCTGGCGTTTGAAGCCTACCAGATTTACAACATGCAAGAAGAACTGAGAGGGATGAGACAG GTTAATCCTATGACTGAGTTTAATGCACCCGAGAAGCAAATTg GTGATGAACCTGTGTTGCacagagaagacaaagaaaacagaccTGCAGCACATGTGATAG GGCGGATTGAAAAAGAACGATTCCCTAAGACTTTGCGATGGGAGGCGCAGACAGGTCGGGCGTTCATATCCGGAGCAGTGTCTTACAGGTTTGAAGATGGTGCCCTCCAAGTCAATGAGAGCGGACTGTACCACATTTACTCCCGAGTGGAGTTGATCTATAAGGACTGTTCCTCTACATCATCGTTCACTCATTCTGTAtttgtgaggagaggaggacgcTCAGAACCTCTGACCCTGATGGAGGCCCACAGAGCAGGTTTCtgctctcagcagcagcaggcgcaCGCCTGGACCACAGAGAGCTACCTCGGCTCCGTCCTGCAGCTGCAGAAATCCGACAGAGTTTTAGTGAATGTATCTCACCCCATGTATCTTAGTCATTCAAATTATGCCAATTTCTTTGGTCTCTATAAGATCTGA
- the faslg gene encoding tumor necrosis factor ligand superfamily member 6 isoform X1 has translation MQIKNSCTLGLRETAQLQHPPLRCCIFLALSSIYEVGKMPFIKNHQSPLNGVFLVDGGEGSQHSAQPPNLVPCWSFPPAQERARSRRKSQGCMGVSPGLALIVLMLFLLVFAALAFEAYQIYNMQEELRGMRQVNPMTEFNAPEKQIGDEPVLHREDKENRPAAHVIGRIEKERFPKTLRWEAQTGRAFISGAVSYRFEDGALQVNESGLYHIYSRVELIYKDCSSTSSFTHSVFVRRGGRSEPLTLMEAHRAGFCSQQQQAHAWTTESYLGSVLQLQKSDRVLVNVSHPMYLSHSNYANFFGLYKI, from the exons ATGCAAATCAAAAACAGTTGTACTTTAGGCCTGCGTGAGACCGCACAGCTGCAGCACCCTCCCCTGCGATGCTGCATATTTCTTGCATTAAGTTCCATCTATGAGGTCGGAAAGATGCCCTTTATCAAAAACCACCAAAGCCCGTTAAATGGT GTGTTCCTTGTGGATGGAGGTGAAGGTTCGCAGCACTCTGCCCAGCCACCGAATCTTGTGCCATGCTGGTCCTTCCCGCCTGCCCAGGAGAGGGCGAGGAGCCGCAGGAAGAGTCAGGGCTGCATGGGAGTCAGCCCCGGTCTGGCCCTGATCGTGCTGATGCTGTTCCTGCTTGTGTTTGCCGCCCTGGCGTTTGAAGCCTACCAGATTTACAACATGCAAGAAGAACTGAGAGGGATGAGACAG GTTAATCCTATGACTGAGTTTAATGCACCCGAGAAGCAAATTg GTGATGAACCTGTGTTGCacagagaagacaaagaaaacagaccTGCAGCACATGTGATAG GGCGGATTGAAAAAGAACGATTCCCTAAGACTTTGCGATGGGAGGCGCAGACAGGTCGGGCGTTCATATCCGGAGCAGTGTCTTACAGGTTTGAAGATGGTGCCCTCCAAGTCAATGAGAGCGGACTGTACCACATTTACTCCCGAGTGGAGTTGATCTATAAGGACTGTTCCTCTACATCATCGTTCACTCATTCTGTAtttgtgaggagaggaggacgcTCAGAACCTCTGACCCTGATGGAGGCCCACAGAGCAGGTTTCtgctctcagcagcagcaggcgcaCGCCTGGACCACAGAGAGCTACCTCGGCTCCGTCCTGCAGCTGCAGAAATCCGACAGAGTTTTAGTGAATGTATCTCACCCCATGTATCTTAGTCATTCAAATTATGCCAATTTCTTTGGTCTCTATAAGATCTGA
- the LOC115007590 gene encoding uncharacterized protein LOC115007590: MARNEEKQQGKLNRLWLQKEREEGRLKDVLERRPKLSTLNSASSVKKWILSIKNEIEYYLQQSQLFHYPERKIAEFQLHIEALEKEYKRFIAKLRVLDPTCKHKPWTPRAYCKRRADAHDSPSIVKNPRPCESHDGGSLLSGSERDLPSNWTRCHKASVPERWEPLSHSENRVQTSVHSNLNSETSEAVCADQDQPLSFDHRRLAIAAAAFRGPPVQRDSSQTQSLARVLQSGLPNLVNASLRQTFSTQSRDTQNHDGASMGSVVGQKSVVQERKSDCEAAERIPGKSSNTGTTEERTGHVLGLDCYSSSDEECDT; the protein is encoded by the exons ATGGCAAGAAACGAGGAGAAACAGCAAGGGAAATTGAACAGACTATGGctccagaaagagagagagg AAGGACGCCTCAAAGATGTTCTTGAGCGGAGACCCAAGCTG TCTACTCTTAATTCAGCTTCCTCTGTGAAAAAGTGGATCCTCAGCATCAAGAATGAAATAGAGTATTATTTGCAG CAATCCCAGCTGTTTCATTACCCGGAGAGGAAGATAGCCGAGTTCCAGCTGCACATTGAGGCGTTAGAAAAAGAGTACAAACGCTTCATCGCCAAACTACGGGTTCTTGAcccaacatgcaaacacaagcCATGGACTCCTCGAGCATACTGCAAAAGAAGAGCAGACGCACATGACTCTCCAAGTATCG TTAAAAACCCTCGGCCCTGTGAGTCTCATGATGGTGGCAGTCTGTTGAGTGGAAGTGAGAGAGACTTGCCCAGCAATTGGACAAGATGTCACAAAGCCTCAGTGCCTGAGAGATGGGAACCTCTCAGCCATTCGGAGAACAGGGTTCAAACCTCTGTCCACAGCAACCTAAACTCAGAAACCTCAGAGGCCGTCTGTGCAGACCAGGACCAGCCCCTCTCTTTCGACCACAGAAGGCTGGCGATTGCCGCTGCTGCGTTCAGAGGGCCACCAGTTCAGCGAGACTCCTCTCAAACACAGAGCCTAGCCAGGGTGCTGCAGTCTGGCCTGCCAAACCTTGTTAACGCTTCATTAAGGCAAACATTTTCAACccagagcagagacacacagaatcATGATGGTGCATCGATGGGATCTGTTGTTGGACAGAAAAGTGTCGTCCAAGAGCGTAAGTCAGACTGTGAAGCAGCAGAAAGGATACCTGGGAAATCATCCAATACTGGGAcgacagaggagaggacaggccATGTCCTGGGACTAGACTGTTACTCTTCTTCTGATGAGGAATGTGACACATGA